From the genome of Vicia villosa cultivar HV-30 ecotype Madison, WI linkage group LG2, Vvil1.0, whole genome shotgun sequence, one region includes:
- the LOC131649991 gene encoding uncharacterized protein LOC131649991 has protein sequence MNHRCGRKSFQAVSYDARDPETQKEPNYQDLWRMTHTNSNGEWINDASKEVHTKVGEAYNDFEEARYVDEDKDKLINIAFKSVVGERSGYCRGLGAGIKPQKGKSVIGLHEELEKECEKRHDMEMKLKDVETQLQEEQKLREEMTAKFEESQRQLEEKIKTQFEEKMANMFYKMMNFQGGQSSSTPNTTFESDHKVNNMTTEKL, from the exons ATGAATCATAGATGTGGAAGGAAGTCATTTCAAGCTGTTAGTTATGATGCG AGAGATCCAGAAACTCAAAAAGAGCCAAACTATCAAGATTTATGGCGAATGACCCACACAAATAGCAATGGAGAATGGATAAATGATGCCTCTAAGGAAGTACAT ACAAAGGTTGGAGAAGCTTATAATGATTTTGAAGAAGCCAGATATGTGGACGAAGATAAAGACAAGCTTATAAACATTGCTTTTAAATCAGTTGTAGGAGAAAGATCTGGATATTGTCGTGGCTTAGGAGCTGGAATAAAACCACAAAAGGGTAAATCTGTTATTGGCTTACATGAAGAATTAGAAAAGGAGTGTGAAAAGAGGCATGATATGGAAATGAAATTAAAAGATGTAGAAACTCAACTCCAAGAAGAGCAAAAATTGAGGGAAGAAATGACTGCAAAGTTTGAAGAGAGTCAAAGACAACTCGAAGAAAAAATAAAGACgcaatttgaagaaaaaatggcAAATATGTTTTATAAAATGATGAATTTTCAA GGAGGACAATCTTCTAGTACACCGAATACAACTTTTGAATCTGATCACAAAGTTAATAACATGACTACAGAAAAATTGTAA